A stretch of the Flavobacterium sp. 5 genome encodes the following:
- a CDS encoding TolC family protein → MKKINYIKIALVLLVGLSSQAQTKVWTLEECVRYALENNITIQNSELDLKNADINKKDAFGSFLPSVRGSASHSWNIGLNQDVTTGVLRNQTTQYSSVGLNAGVDIYKGLQNQNTYRRAKLSIIASQYQLLKMQEDISLNVANAFLQILSFKEDLKVKKEQMAIDEKRLKRSEEMVKAGTIPRGDLFDLKATIATDKQNITVSENNLLISKLSLAQLLQLKEFADFDVVDDTNAKDEYNIMAQSPIDIYNKAKETRTELKLAQTNLEIAEKNVAIAKGGYQPTLSAFYGFNTRASYSDQVKFDESNKPYTTGPDPIFDQFSNNKGHNFGFQLDVPIFNGFSVRNNVERNKVSLEKSKIDLEQKSLDLQRNVYTAFTDAKGALNTYESATVALEARQQSYDYAKEKYDVGLMNSFDFTQSQTLLTNAQTDVIRTKYEYMFRIKILEFYFGIPIVPIIKN, encoded by the coding sequence ATGAAAAAAATAAATTACATAAAGATTGCTTTGGTCTTGTTGGTTGGATTGTCCTCTCAGGCACAAACTAAAGTTTGGACTTTAGAAGAATGTGTGAGATATGCATTAGAAAATAATATCACGATACAAAACTCGGAACTAGATTTGAAAAATGCTGATATTAATAAAAAAGATGCATTTGGTAGTTTTCTTCCCTCTGTAAGAGGAAGTGCTTCACATTCTTGGAATATTGGTCTTAATCAAGACGTTACAACTGGAGTTTTACGTAATCAGACTACTCAATATTCATCAGTTGGTTTAAATGCGGGAGTGGATATTTATAAAGGTCTACAAAATCAAAATACTTATAGAAGAGCAAAATTATCAATTATTGCATCTCAGTATCAATTGTTAAAAATGCAGGAAGATATTTCGCTTAATGTTGCTAATGCTTTTCTTCAAATTTTATCTTTTAAAGAAGATTTAAAAGTAAAAAAAGAGCAAATGGCTATTGATGAAAAACGTTTAAAACGTTCTGAAGAGATGGTAAAGGCAGGGACAATTCCAAGAGGTGATTTATTTGATTTAAAGGCTACTATAGCAACAGATAAACAAAATATTACGGTTTCAGAGAATAATTTATTGATATCAAAATTAAGTTTAGCACAGCTTTTACAATTAAAAGAATTTGCAGATTTTGATGTTGTAGATGATACAAATGCTAAAGATGAATATAATATTATGGCTCAAAGTCCAATCGATATTTATAATAAAGCAAAAGAAACAAGAACAGAATTAAAACTGGCACAAACCAATCTTGAAATTGCTGAAAAAAATGTTGCTATTGCAAAAGGAGGTTACCAGCCAACTTTAAGTGCTTTTTATGGTTTTAATACAAGAGCAAGTTATAGTGATCAAGTTAAATTTGATGAAAGTAACAAGCCTTATACTACAGGACCTGATCCAATATTTGATCAGTTCAGTAATAACAAGGGACACAATTTTGGGTTTCAATTAGATGTGCCAATTTTTAATGGGTTTTCTGTTAGGAATAATGTGGAACGTAATAAAGTAAGTTTAGAAAAATCTAAAATAGATTTAGAGCAGAAAAGTTTAGATTTGCAACGTAATGTTTATACCGCTTTTACAGACGCGAAAGGCGCTTTGAATACGTATGAGTCAGCTACAGTAGCTTTAGAAGCGAGACAACAGTCATATGACTATGCGAAAGAAAAGTACGATGTAGGATTAATGAATTCTTTTGATTTTACTCAATCTCAAACATTGTTGACGAATGCTCAAACGGATGTTATAAGAACAAAATACGAATACATGTTCAGAATAAAAATACTTGAATTCTACTTTGGAATTCCAATTGTTCCAATTATCAAAAACTAG
- a CDS encoding efflux RND transporter periplasmic adaptor subunit translates to MKKGVTITILILIAIVFFGALYYLYAKNQESPIVFETDKVEVKTIVKSTLATGNIVPDEEVLIKPNISGIIEHVYIKAGESVKAGDMIAKIKVVANVSNLSNSQNQVKTAQIELDNQKKLFQRQKTLFDKGVISANDFDAAQLAYNQAKQNYSASVQGFDIVKTGTSSGLGNYANTLIRSTVNGMVLDVPVKVGNQVIESNNFNEGTTIASVADVGRMIFVGKVDESEVGKIKLNMPIEITVGAIENKKFTAVLTDIAPKGKTENGAIQFEIKATLTNRDNTFIRAGLSANASIILEKADKVQAIKESLVQFDKKTEKPYVEIQTSPQKFVRKDITLGVSDGIYVQVKSGIKSSDKIKVWNQGLITDGPKPN, encoded by the coding sequence ATGAAAAAAGGAGTTACCATAACCATATTGATTTTAATTGCAATAGTTTTTTTCGGGGCATTATATTATTTGTATGCCAAAAACCAAGAATCTCCTATCGTTTTTGAAACGGATAAAGTTGAAGTAAAAACGATTGTAAAAAGTACTCTTGCCACAGGGAATATTGTGCCAGATGAAGAAGTGTTAATCAAACCAAATATTTCGGGAATTATTGAACATGTTTATATAAAAGCAGGAGAGTCTGTTAAAGCAGGTGATATGATTGCTAAAATTAAGGTTGTTGCGAATGTTTCTAATTTAAGTAATTCTCAAAATCAAGTAAAAACTGCACAAATTGAACTAGATAATCAAAAGAAATTATTTCAAAGACAAAAAACATTATTTGATAAAGGAGTAATTTCTGCTAATGATTTTGATGCGGCGCAATTGGCTTATAATCAAGCTAAACAAAATTATAGTGCATCGGTTCAGGGATTTGACATTGTAAAGACAGGAACAAGTTCAGGATTAGGTAATTATGCAAATACTTTGATACGTTCTACTGTAAATGGAATGGTACTAGATGTTCCAGTAAAAGTGGGTAATCAAGTAATTGAAAGTAATAATTTTAACGAAGGAACTACTATTGCCAGTGTTGCAGATGTTGGAAGAATGATATTTGTTGGAAAAGTAGATGAGTCTGAAGTAGGGAAAATAAAATTAAATATGCCTATTGAAATTACCGTTGGGGCTATCGAGAATAAAAAATTCACTGCTGTTTTAACTGATATTGCACCTAAAGGTAAAACCGAAAATGGAGCAATTCAATTTGAAATAAAAGCAACATTAACCAATAGAGATAATACTTTTATCAGAGCAGGATTAAGTGCTAATGCTTCGATTATTCTTGAAAAGGCTGATAAAGTTCAGGCAATAAAGGAATCGTTGGTGCAATTTGATAAAAAAACTGAAAAACCGTATGTTGAGATTCAAACAAGTCCTCAAAAGTTTGTAAGAAAGGATATTACACTTGGTGTGAGTGATGGAATTTATGTTCAAGTAAAAAGTGGTATTAAGTCTTCTGATAAAATTAAAGTTTGGAATCAAGGTTTAATAACGGATGGACCAAAACCAAACTAA
- a CDS encoding ABC transporter permease, giving the protein MFDRENWNEILEALTANTFRTLLTAFGVFWGIFILVILLAASNGLENGVKKGFDGIATNTMFMWTQTTSKPYKGLPKTRRYDFKNSDVDALKQKFPDLLYVSPRNQLGDFNGVSNVIRGTKTGAYTIYGDYPELVKQEQMDIVKGRFINHQDILLRRKVTIIGQGVINELYANAEEVMGTYIKINGVNFMVVGVYKSKGQNNGNAESAQKNIFIPFTTFQQAFNFGDKVGWMALTANDDASITELKPGILAFMRERHYIHPDDERAVGNFDLFEEFQKVQDLFMVLKFIAYFVGTLVLLSGIIGISNIMLIVVKERTKEIGIRRALGATPGAIRSQILLEAIFLTIIAGMFGIAVATGLIAILNMILSSMPTEGMMFINPSVDLVVVFIALFILVGSGLLAGFIPAQTAINVKPVEALRTE; this is encoded by the coding sequence ATGTTTGATAGAGAAAATTGGAATGAAATTCTAGAGGCCTTAACTGCCAATACCTTCCGGACCCTGCTTACGGCTTTTGGTGTTTTTTGGGGTATATTTATTTTAGTAATTTTATTAGCTGCTTCAAATGGTTTGGAGAATGGTGTCAAAAAAGGATTTGATGGTATTGCTACTAACACTATGTTTATGTGGACACAGACTACATCAAAACCATATAAAGGATTGCCTAAAACCAGGAGATATGATTTTAAGAATAGTGATGTAGATGCTTTAAAACAAAAGTTTCCTGATTTATTGTACGTCTCTCCACGTAATCAATTAGGTGATTTTAATGGAGTGAGTAATGTTATTAGAGGTACAAAAACTGGAGCCTATACTATTTATGGAGATTATCCCGAATTAGTTAAACAAGAGCAAATGGATATTGTAAAGGGGCGATTTATCAACCATCAAGATATTCTTTTGAGACGTAAAGTAACAATAATTGGTCAGGGAGTTATCAATGAATTGTATGCGAATGCTGAAGAAGTAATGGGGACTTATATTAAAATAAATGGAGTCAACTTTATGGTGGTTGGAGTATATAAGTCAAAAGGGCAAAATAATGGCAATGCTGAGTCGGCTCAAAAAAATATTTTTATCCCTTTTACCACCTTTCAGCAAGCTTTTAATTTTGGGGATAAAGTAGGTTGGATGGCACTTACAGCAAATGATGATGCATCAATTACGGAACTTAAACCTGGAATTCTGGCATTCATGAGAGAAAGACATTATATTCATCCAGATGATGAAAGAGCTGTTGGTAATTTTGATTTATTTGAAGAATTTCAAAAAGTGCAGGATTTGTTTATGGTTCTTAAATTCATAGCCTATTTTGTTGGGACTTTAGTATTGTTGTCAGGAATTATTGGGATTTCAAACATTATGCTAATTGTAGTAAAAGAACGTACAAAAGAAATCGGTATTAGACGGGCGTTAGGAGCAACTCCAGGAGCAATTCGATCCCAGATATTATTAGAAGCAATCTTTTTAACAATAATAGCAGGCATGTTTGGTATTGCGGTAGCAACAGGTTTAATTGCTATTTTGAACATGATTTTGTCATCAATGCCAACAGAAGGGATGATGTTTATTAATCCGAGCGTAGATTTAGTAGTCGTTTTTATAGCCTTGTTCATATTAGTTGGGTCTGGATTGTTAGCTGGATTTATTCCTGCACAAACCGCTATAAATGTTAAACCTGTAGAAGCATTACGAACAGAATAA
- a CDS encoding ABC transporter permease, which translates to MFNIERWQEIFEAIAKNKLRTFLTGVSVASGIFILVILLGVGKGLQNGIEKQFEHDAAGIIEVWSGATTIAYKGLNPGRQIQFRNNDYDISVQKFGEQFDKNASIYRAWGVSIVYGKESGSYQYRGVNPDGLAMENVTIVKGRSINANDLIHNEKVAVIGQKVKLDLFKEKSPIGEQIVVNNINFKVVGVFTDPGGEREESRVFLPLSTAQQVYGLGDKISNMSYTLKKKDSYEEAVAESEKFKKDLGALLRGKNGVAPTDESAVSIFNSVVEAKKFYDLNLYIRLFFWWVGICTIIAGVVGVSNIMMIIVKERTKEIGIRKALGASPISIIIMILHESIFITTISGFIGLLTGLALLELIGPHAQSEYFVNPQVDFTVAISTLIVLVVAGALAGFVPAYRAAKIRPIVALRDE; encoded by the coding sequence ATGTTTAATATAGAACGTTGGCAAGAAATATTTGAGGCCATAGCCAAAAATAAACTGAGAACTTTCCTCACGGGAGTCTCTGTGGCTTCTGGTATCTTTATTCTGGTAATTCTTCTTGGGGTTGGCAAAGGCTTGCAGAATGGAATTGAAAAGCAATTTGAACATGATGCTGCTGGGATAATTGAAGTTTGGTCAGGGGCAACTACAATTGCCTACAAGGGACTAAATCCAGGAAGGCAAATACAATTTAGAAATAATGATTACGATATTTCAGTTCAAAAATTTGGAGAGCAATTTGATAAAAATGCATCCATTTACAGAGCATGGGGAGTGAGTATTGTATATGGTAAAGAATCAGGAAGCTATCAATACCGCGGAGTAAACCCCGATGGTTTAGCAATGGAAAATGTAACTATTGTTAAAGGTAGGTCTATTAATGCAAATGATTTGATTCACAATGAAAAAGTCGCTGTGATTGGTCAAAAAGTTAAATTGGATTTATTCAAAGAAAAGAGTCCTATTGGAGAACAAATTGTAGTGAATAATATCAATTTTAAAGTAGTTGGTGTTTTTACAGATCCAGGTGGAGAAAGAGAGGAATCGAGAGTATTCCTGCCTTTAAGTACTGCACAACAGGTTTATGGATTGGGGGACAAAATAAGTAATATGTCTTATACGCTGAAAAAGAAAGATAGTTATGAAGAAGCTGTAGCGGAGTCTGAAAAATTCAAAAAAGATTTAGGAGCATTGTTGAGAGGTAAAAACGGTGTTGCTCCTACTGATGAAAGTGCAGTTTCAATTTTTAATTCTGTTGTTGAAGCCAAGAAATTTTATGATTTGAATCTTTATATCCGTTTGTTTTTTTGGTGGGTTGGGATATGTACCATTATTGCAGGAGTTGTTGGTGTAAGTAATATTATGATGATTATTGTTAAAGAGAGAACCAAGGAGATTGGTATTCGAAAAGCGCTGGGTGCATCGCCAATTTCAATTATAATAATGATTTTGCATGAATCAATATTTATAACAACTATTTCTGGTTTCATTGGGTTACTAACTGGATTGGCACTTTTAGAATTAATCGGGCCTCATGCTCAAAGTGAATATTTTGTGAATCCACAAGTTGATTTTACAGTGGCAATCTCAACTTTAATTGTTTTGGTGGTTGCAGGAGCTTTGGCAGGATTTGTTCCGGCTTACAGAGCAGCCAAAATTAGACCTATTGTAGCACTTAGAGACGAATAA
- a CDS encoding ABC transporter ATP-binding protein — MIEIKDLHKSYKMGHTELHVLKGINFNIKEGELVAIMGSSGSGKSTLLNILGILDEADSGLYTLDNVPIKKLNETIASKYRNQFLGFVFQSFNLINYKSALDNVALPLYYQGIKRKERNEIAMRYLEKVGLATHSHHLPSELSGGQKQRVAIARALASNPKVLLADEPTGALDTLTSYEVMELIQGINDEGKTILIVTHEPDIAAMCKRNVVLKDGLIIDDKMVEQVRASSYV, encoded by the coding sequence ATGATTGAAATTAAAGACTTACATAAATCATACAAAATGGGGCATACTGAATTGCATGTCTTAAAAGGAATTAATTTCAATATAAAAGAAGGTGAATTGGTTGCTATTATGGGATCGTCAGGATCTGGAAAATCTACGTTATTGAATATTTTAGGCATACTTGATGAGGCAGATTCGGGACTTTATACATTGGATAATGTACCCATCAAAAAATTAAATGAAACTATTGCTTCAAAATATCGAAACCAATTTCTTGGTTTTGTTTTTCAATCTTTCAACTTGATTAATTATAAAAGTGCTTTGGATAATGTGGCTTTGCCTTTGTATTATCAAGGGATAAAAAGGAAAGAACGCAATGAGATTGCTATGAGATATTTAGAGAAAGTAGGTCTCGCTACTCATTCACATCATTTGCCAAGTGAACTTTCTGGAGGACAAAAACAGCGTGTAGCAATTGCGAGAGCTTTGGCCTCAAATCCAAAAGTTTTATTGGCGGATGAGCCTACAGGAGCATTAGATACATTGACTTCTTATGAAGTAATGGAGTTGATACAGGGAATCAACGATGAAGGGAAAACTATTTTGATAGTTACACACGAGCCTGATATTGCGGCTATGTGCAAAAGAAATGTCGTTCTAAAAGACGGATTAATTATTGACGATAAAATGGTAGAACAAGTTAGAGCTTCTTCTTATGTTTAA
- a CDS encoding DUF4403 family protein produces MLKSFSCLIILTVITSLTTSCSSTSQKIEALKPEPDDAVPLSYTSTPSFINLPVSIKLKDIENQTNTLLNGLIYEDNKIEDDNIEIKIWKQAPITITNDHGKEGEKIKTVLPLKVWVKYRIGTKTMGVDLYKNQEFNLNGVVTLLSSVNLNNWKLSSKTNLKSLDWVESPSMTVFGKNMPVTYLINPAVSLFKSQIEKSIDAAIENSMDFKPNVMDAISKISTPFEMSQEYKSWLRIVPLEVYSTNAKLKNDSFLLNMGMKCNMETLIGKKPDSKFDKNKIVLKAVDKIPEQIAANIAAVSTYQEASQVMTKNFVGQEFGSGSKKVKVQNVVIWHKEGKIVIALDLLGAVNGTVYLNGIPQYNDTTKEIYFDKLDYVLDTKSRLMRTANWLAQGIILKKMQESCRYSIKQNLDEAKQSMAAYLKNYSPMPGVFINGKMDDIQFQKVELTNQAIIAFIQVNGIINVSIDGLK; encoded by the coding sequence ATGCTAAAATCTTTCTCATGCCTAATTATTTTAACAGTAATCACATCATTAACAACGAGTTGTTCTTCTACATCTCAAAAAATTGAAGCTCTAAAACCTGAGCCAGATGACGCTGTACCGCTGAGCTATACAAGTACTCCCTCATTTATCAATCTACCTGTAAGCATTAAACTAAAAGACATTGAAAACCAAACTAATACTTTACTAAATGGCTTAATTTATGAAGACAATAAGATCGAAGATGATAATATTGAAATTAAAATCTGGAAACAAGCCCCAATAACCATCACAAATGATCACGGCAAAGAAGGCGAAAAAATAAAAACTGTTTTACCATTAAAAGTTTGGGTAAAATACCGAATCGGAACAAAAACCATGGGGGTTGACTTATACAAAAATCAGGAATTCAATCTGAACGGAGTAGTCACATTATTAAGTAGCGTAAATTTAAACAATTGGAAACTTAGTTCTAAAACAAATCTAAAATCTCTTGATTGGGTTGAAAGTCCATCAATGACCGTTTTTGGAAAAAACATGCCTGTTACCTATCTTATAAACCCAGCAGTAAGCCTTTTTAAATCACAAATCGAAAAAAGCATTGATGCTGCTATAGAAAATTCTATGGATTTCAAACCGAATGTTATGGATGCGATTTCTAAAATATCTACACCGTTTGAAATGAGTCAGGAATATAAAAGCTGGCTTAGAATTGTACCGTTAGAAGTGTATTCTACAAATGCCAAACTTAAAAACGATTCCTTTTTACTCAATATGGGCATGAAATGCAACATGGAAACTTTGATCGGAAAAAAACCTGATTCTAAATTTGATAAAAATAAAATCGTTCTAAAAGCAGTTGATAAAATCCCAGAACAAATAGCTGCCAATATAGCAGCAGTATCTACTTATCAAGAGGCTTCACAAGTAATGACAAAAAATTTTGTTGGACAGGAATTTGGATCAGGAAGCAAAAAAGTTAAAGTTCAAAATGTAGTTATTTGGCACAAAGAGGGCAAAATAGTAATTGCTTTAGACCTTTTGGGAGCAGTAAACGGAACCGTTTATTTGAATGGAATTCCACAATACAACGACACAACAAAAGAAATATATTTTGACAAACTAGACTATGTATTAGATACTAAAAGCAGATTAATGAGAACTGCAAATTGGCTGGCTCAAGGAATTATTTTAAAAAAAATGCAGGAAAGTTGCCGTTATTCTATCAAGCAAAATTTAGATGAAGCGAAACAAAGCATGGCAGCTTACTTAAAAAATTATTCCCCTATGCCTGGTGTTTTTATAAATGGAAAAATGGATGACATTCAGTTTCAAAAAGTAGAACTAACGAATCAAGCCATTATTGCTTTTATCCAAGTCAATGGAATAATAAACGTTTCAATTGATGGACTAAAATAA
- a CDS encoding DUF420 domain-containing protein has translation MENNTVEQKYNKWIVLLSIAIPVVVAVLFKVKLKDFGFNVAPLSFLPPVYATINGITAVLLVSAVIAIKNGNRKRHELLMKMAIGCSVAFLAMYVAYHMTADSTKYGGEGIMKGVYYFILLTHIVLSIAIIPLVLITYVRALASKFDKHKRIAKITFPIWLYVAVTGVIVYLMISPYYAN, from the coding sequence ATGGAAAATAATACTGTAGAACAAAAATATAATAAATGGATTGTGTTGTTATCAATTGCTATTCCAGTTGTAGTAGCAGTTCTTTTTAAAGTGAAGTTAAAAGATTTTGGATTTAATGTAGCTCCATTATCGTTTTTGCCGCCAGTTTACGCAACTATAAATGGAATAACTGCAGTGCTATTGGTTTCGGCAGTTATTGCGATTAAAAATGGGAATAGAAAGCGTCATGAATTGTTAATGAAGATGGCTATTGGATGCTCGGTTGCTTTTTTGGCAATGTATGTGGCATATCACATGACAGCTGATTCAACTAAATATGGTGGTGAAGGAATTATGAAAGGAGTGTATTACTTTATTTTGTTGACACACATCGTTTTGTCCATTGCAATCATACCATTAGTTTTGATAACCTATGTTCGTGCGTTGGCAAGTAAATTTGATAAGCATAAAAGAATTGCAAAAATTACTTTTCCAATTTGGTTGTATGTTGCAGTAACCGGAGTGATTGTGTATTTAATGATTTCGCCGTATTATGCTAATTAA
- a CDS encoding SCO family protein produces the protein MLKNKSYIGISFVILVFGIYAIPKIVERVQNNSVVQGDRLDKVNTSKEVDEKLVKIGPAPRFELTNQNNVKISNDFYKGKVYVLEFFFATCPSICPKMNANMVTLQNTFFGNPNFGIASITIDPAHDTPAVLKEHAELLGAKSANWNFLTGDKDYIYNLSNKGFNIYVGENSKIQGGFEHSGLFALIDKKGNIRCRKDDYGNPVIYYDGLEKKGVREIQQDIQALLKE, from the coding sequence ATGTTAAAAAATAAATCATATATAGGAATTTCTTTTGTAATTCTAGTTTTTGGAATATATGCTATTCCAAAAATTGTTGAAAGAGTACAAAATAATAGTGTTGTTCAAGGAGATCGTTTGGATAAAGTAAATACGTCTAAAGAAGTAGATGAAAAACTAGTTAAAATTGGGCCTGCTCCAAGATTTGAACTTACTAATCAAAACAACGTGAAAATTTCTAATGACTTTTATAAGGGTAAAGTCTATGTTTTAGAATTTTTCTTTGCGACTTGTCCATCTATTTGTCCTAAAATGAATGCCAATATGGTAACGTTGCAAAATACTTTTTTTGGAAACCCAAATTTTGGTATTGCCTCTATTACGATAGATCCGGCACATGATACACCAGCAGTTTTAAAGGAACATGCAGAATTATTAGGTGCAAAATCTGCTAATTGGAATTTCTTAACAGGAGATAAAGACTATATCTATAATTTATCTAACAAGGGATTCAATATTTATGTTGGTGAAAATAGTAAAATTCAAGGTGGTTTTGAACATTCAGGACTTTTTGCTTTGATTGATAAAAAAGGGAATATCAGATGTAGAAAAGATGATTACGGCAATCCAGTTATATATTATGATGGACTTGAAAAAAAAGGAGTTAGAGAAATTCAGCAAGATATTCAAGCTTTGTTGAAAGAATAA
- a CDS encoding cytochrome C oxidase subunit IV family protein: MSHEHVSNTKRIWTVFAILSVITTVEVAFGIIRPDALYMHNFLTMSLLNWLFIILTLVKAYYIVWAFMHMEGEKKSLRNAVVYPLVFLVCYLLFILLTEGDYIFEVFKSSTIKWNF; this comes from the coding sequence ATGTCACACGAACACGTTTCTAATACAAAAAGAATTTGGACTGTATTTGCTATATTGTCTGTAATTACAACTGTTGAAGTTGCTTTTGGTATCATTAGACCAGATGCTTTATATATGCACAATTTTTTAACAATGAGTTTGTTAAACTGGTTGTTTATCATATTAACATTAGTTAAAGCTTATTATATTGTATGGGCTTTCATGCATATGGAAGGTGAAAAAAAATCATTAAGAAATGCAGTTGTTTATCCTTTAGTTTTCTTAGTTTGTTATTTGCTTTTTATTTTATTAACGGAAGGAGATTATATATTTGAGGTTTTTAAAAGTTCTACGATTAAATGGAATTTTTAA
- a CDS encoding cytochrome c oxidase subunit 3, whose translation MEATVTTANSEKTWGGGNEPMGASYGKLMMWFFIVSDALTFSGFLAAYGFSRFKFIGTWPLADEVFTHFPFLHGVSAPMYYVALMTFILIFSSVTMVLAVDAGHQMKKDKVALYMFLTIIGGMIFVGSQAWEWKNFIKGEYGAVETTGGSLLQFVDKEGHRVALEEFAAKLPVEREHLSRAKGKWFMEESAIASYTVAEVQAGFKAHPEVLIRIESLNKNKEKIVLSREESQVRLNQAKLVIEGANLTHNEYGSKLFADFFFFITGFHGFHVFSGIVINIIIFFNVLLGTYEKRGSYEMVEKVGLYWHFVDLVWVFVFTFFYLV comes from the coding sequence ATGGAAGCGACAGTTACTACTGCAAATAGTGAAAAAACTTGGGGAGGCGGGAATGAGCCAATGGGAGCAAGTTATGGTAAATTAATGATGTGGTTTTTTATCGTATCAGATGCCTTAACGTTCTCTGGATTTTTAGCAGCCTACGGATTTTCTAGATTTAAATTTATTGGAACTTGGCCATTGGCTGATGAAGTGTTTACACACTTTCCATTTTTACATGGTGTTTCTGCACCGATGTATTATGTGGCATTAATGACTTTTATTTTGATTTTTTCATCTGTAACAATGGTTTTGGCTGTTGATGCAGGTCATCAAATGAAAAAAGATAAAGTAGCCCTTTATATGTTTTTAACCATTATCGGAGGTATGATTTTCGTTGGTTCTCAAGCTTGGGAATGGAAAAACTTTATCAAAGGAGAATATGGTGCAGTAGAAACAACAGGTGGTAGTTTACTACAGTTTGTTGATAAAGAAGGACACCGTGTTGCTTTAGAAGAATTTGCAGCAAAACTTCCTGTAGAAAGAGAGCACTTATCCAGAGCTAAAGGGAAATGGTTCATGGAAGAATCTGCTATCGCAAGCTATACAGTAGCCGAAGTTCAAGCTGGTTTTAAAGCACATCCTGAAGTTTTGATTAGAATTGAATCTCTAAACAAGAACAAAGAAAAAATTGTTCTTTCAAGAGAAGAATCTCAAGTTCGTTTGAATCAGGCTAAATTAGTTATTGAAGGTGCTAACTTAACTCATAATGAATATGGAAGTAAGCTATTTGCTGATTTCTTTTTCTTTATCACAGGTTTCCACGGATTCCACGTATTTTCAGGTATAGTAATTAATATCATCATTTTCTTTAATGTTCTTTTAGGAACTTATGAAAAAAGAGGTAGTTACGAAATGGTTGAAAAAGTGGGTTTATATTGGCACTTTGTTGATTTAGTTTGGGTATTTGTATTCACATTCTTCTATTTAGTTTAA
- a CDS encoding cytochrome c oxidase subunit 3 — translation MEVTMTAEDYKSRTARSYKLILLFAMVSMTMMFAGLTSAYVVSQSRADWLKNFQLPSAFYFSTLAILGCSITFHLAKKAIQKDYKSRTTTLLLATLALGILFVVLQFVGFGQIVENGYYFTGSASSITTTFLYIVVIVHLLHLAGGMISLLIIIYNHFKQKYNSTQTLGIELGAMYWHFLDFLWVYLFLFLYFFK, via the coding sequence ATGGAAGTTACAATGACAGCCGAAGATTATAAATCAAGAACGGCAAGATCGTATAAATTGATTTTGTTGTTTGCAATGGTGAGCATGACGATGATGTTTGCTGGTCTCACGAGTGCGTATGTGGTAAGTCAATCAAGAGCAGATTGGTTAAAGAATTTTCAATTACCCTCCGCTTTTTATTTTAGTACTCTTGCTATTTTAGGATGCAGTATTACTTTTCATTTGGCTAAAAAAGCCATTCAAAAAGACTATAAAAGTAGAACTACTACTTTGCTTTTAGCTACGCTAGCTTTGGGGATTTTGTTTGTAGTATTACAATTTGTTGGCTTTGGACAGATAGTAGAAAACGGGTATTATTTTACTGGTAGTGCTAGTTCTATTACTACTACATTTTTGTATATTGTAGTAATTGTACATTTGTTACACTTAGCAGGTGGTATGATATCATTGTTAATTATTATTTATAATCATTTTAAACAAAAATATAATTCAACTCAAACTCTTGGAATAGAACTAGGTGCGATGTACTGGCACTTTCTTGATTTCTTGTGGGTTTATTTATTTTTATTTTTATATTTCTTTAAATAA